A part of Streptomyces sp. DSM 40750 genomic DNA contains:
- a CDS encoding zinc ribbon domain-containing protein encodes MTSYCPYCGTPGPDEARFCMKCGRERLPVPAAESGGTGAGTPPAPPAAAPSTPPTAPPTAPPRTPPADPGTPAVPTPSPGAPGTAPPGAPAMAPPAVPPAAPPGAPPLGPPPPPPPYTPVPARPSPVGAFFGRAFRGDWGGSALAALWPVGLLFAAAIALAIPSYNQDEEDLVGFGDRLGIALAALLQGLGGGFEVSELSGEYAGDFQSAEGAVTLTLVPLTVTALFIGALFIGVRQLRTRLVARRAYGGAYAGGYGGAYDGAGAGGPGPVPGGGRTAGLEAAVRVTLLVTVAVLLLGLFAQPDVVLAEVSTSPWLAALGALLLTAAVSVGLLQRDDLAAWLAVRPGPQALFRATGTAVRALAIVLVLCSLVTFVVLAANNEWQDEWEEDLNPLLLVLLVLPNLAVNFLGLSWGASIEGEAGRSRYGDDTSYGNDSSGDYGLVESSPYGGYEREAFGLSELGDAVNSWAVVGALALGAVCALTLGVLAARRSSGRGEQLLAAGVFSGLFLLLAGISGFGMEASGSAATEFGGEFSAAGQVDVGLNIPEALLFSLLWIFGAAFLAPYLVQMTGARTAVIAPPIPAMPSNGPAGYGIPPQSSAPTPAPYEPPLVELGPYHLPPPEPTKPRSRTLVWTLTIAAAFVIGGGGAAAILLWQK; translated from the coding sequence ATGACGTCCTACTGCCCGTACTGCGGAACACCAGGTCCCGACGAGGCACGCTTCTGCATGAAATGCGGGCGGGAACGCCTGCCGGTCCCGGCGGCGGAGTCGGGCGGCACAGGAGCCGGGACACCTCCGGCTCCGCCCGCGGCAGCACCGTCCACCCCGCCGACGGCGCCACCGACAGCGCCGCCTCGGACACCCCCGGCGGATCCGGGAACGCCGGCCGTACCGACACCCTCGCCGGGAGCACCGGGAACGGCCCCGCCGGGAGCTCCGGCCATGGCCCCACCGGCGGTTCCCCCGGCGGCCCCACCGGGAGCGCCCCCCCTCGGCCCACCGCCGCCTCCTCCCCCGTACACCCCCGTCCCCGCCCGCCCCTCACCCGTCGGCGCCTTCTTCGGCCGGGCGTTCCGGGGCGACTGGGGCGGCTCCGCGCTGGCCGCGCTCTGGCCGGTCGGACTCCTCTTCGCCGCGGCCATCGCCCTGGCCATCCCGTCGTACAACCAGGACGAGGAGGACCTGGTCGGCTTCGGTGACCGGCTGGGCATCGCCCTCGCCGCCCTGCTCCAGGGCCTCGGCGGCGGCTTCGAGGTCTCCGAACTCAGCGGCGAGTACGCCGGCGACTTCCAGTCCGCCGAGGGCGCCGTCACCCTGACCCTGGTCCCGCTCACGGTGACCGCCCTCTTCATCGGGGCGCTCTTCATCGGCGTACGGCAGCTCCGTACACGCCTGGTCGCACGGCGCGCGTACGGCGGTGCGTATGCGGGTGGGTACGGGGGCGCGTACGACGGTGCCGGCGCCGGAGGGCCGGGGCCGGTGCCCGGTGGCGGCCGTACCGCCGGGCTCGAAGCGGCCGTCCGGGTCACGCTGCTGGTGACGGTCGCCGTACTGCTGCTCGGGCTGTTCGCGCAGCCCGACGTCGTGCTCGCCGAGGTCTCGACGTCGCCCTGGCTCGCGGCACTGGGCGCGCTGCTGCTCACCGCCGCCGTCTCGGTCGGCCTGCTGCAACGCGACGACCTGGCCGCCTGGCTGGCCGTCCGCCCCGGCCCCCAGGCCCTCTTCCGGGCGACCGGAACGGCCGTACGGGCCCTGGCGATCGTCCTCGTCCTCTGCTCACTCGTCACCTTCGTCGTCCTCGCGGCGAACAACGAGTGGCAGGACGAATGGGAGGAGGACCTCAACCCGCTCCTCCTCGTCCTGCTCGTCCTCCCCAACCTCGCCGTCAACTTCCTCGGCCTCTCCTGGGGCGCGTCCATCGAGGGCGAGGCGGGCCGTTCGCGATACGGGGACGACACGTCGTACGGCAACGACTCGTCCGGCGACTACGGACTCGTCGAGTCCTCCCCGTACGGCGGCTACGAGCGCGAGGCGTTCGGGCTCTCCGAACTGGGCGACGCCGTCAACTCCTGGGCGGTCGTGGGCGCGTTGGCGCTCGGCGCGGTCTGCGCCCTGACCCTCGGCGTCCTCGCGGCCCGCCGTTCCTCGGGCCGCGGCGAGCAACTCCTCGCCGCGGGCGTCTTCTCCGGCCTCTTCCTGCTCCTCGCGGGCATCAGCGGCTTCGGCATGGAGGCCTCCGGCTCCGCCGCGACCGAATTCGGCGGCGAATTCTCGGCCGCGGGCCAGGTGGACGTCGGCCTCAACATCCCCGAGGCCCTCCTCTTCAGCCTCCTCTGGATCTTCGGCGCGGCCTTCCTCGCGCCCTACCTGGTCCAGATGACGGGAGCCCGCACGGCCGTCATCGCACCCCCGATCCCAGCCATGCCGAGCAACGGCCCGGCAGGCTACGGGATCCCCCCACAGTCTTCGGCCCCGACACCGGCCCCGTACGAGCCCCCGCTCGTCGAACTGGGCCCCTACCATCTGCCGCCCCCCGAACCCACCAAGCCCCGCAGCCGGACACTCGTCTGGACCCTCACGATCGCGGCGGCCTTCGTCATCGGAGGGGGAGGAGCAGCAGCGATCCTGCTCTGGCAGAAGTAG
- a CDS encoding PASTA domain-containing protein yields the protein MRITPKSFEVRVPRFVGLMAVDARETAEAGGLTLVAPDRPDFHLTVVDYVVRQYPPPGVEVPRGAAVTVWFELGDDGGGVREPRRGGPPPGLRRALDEPGDPFDRAVARAL from the coding sequence GTGCGCATAACACCCAAGTCATTCGAAGTGCGTGTGCCACGGTTCGTCGGTCTGATGGCCGTGGACGCGCGCGAGACGGCCGAGGCGGGCGGGCTGACCCTCGTCGCGCCCGACCGGCCCGACTTCCATCTCACCGTCGTGGACTACGTCGTACGGCAGTACCCGCCACCGGGCGTGGAGGTGCCGCGTGGGGCCGCGGTGACCGTGTGGTTCGAGTTGGGGGACGACGGTGGGGGTGTGCGGGAGCCGCGGCGCGGTGGGCCTCCGCCCGGGTTGCGCAGGGCGTTGGACGAGCCGGGGGATCCGTTTGATCGCGCGGTTGCCCGCGCCCTTTGA
- a CDS encoding GNAT family N-acetyltransferase, with product MNRALPDVRLRVPTDEDAFAWHRIFDDPDVMEFHGGRSAELSVYEELTARQRRHDAEHGFCLWTMLDEEGRAIGFTGAQPWPREWGPTGEIEIGWRLSRGHWGKGYVTAAAIQTLERVRAAGISSVVAMVDAENERSIAVTRRLGMELAETYMRPVTQRVGHCYRLSL from the coding sequence GTGAACCGAGCTCTGCCCGACGTACGGCTGCGCGTCCCCACCGACGAGGACGCCTTCGCTTGGCACCGGATCTTCGACGATCCCGACGTCATGGAGTTCCACGGCGGGAGGTCCGCCGAGCTGTCCGTCTACGAGGAGCTCACCGCGCGCCAGCGCCGTCACGACGCCGAGCACGGGTTCTGTCTGTGGACCATGCTCGACGAGGAGGGCCGCGCCATCGGTTTCACCGGCGCCCAGCCGTGGCCCCGGGAGTGGGGCCCGACCGGCGAGATCGAGATCGGCTGGCGGCTCTCGCGCGGCCACTGGGGCAAGGGCTATGTGACCGCGGCGGCGATACAGACCCTGGAGCGGGTGCGGGCGGCGGGCATCAGCAGCGTCGTCGCCATGGTCGACGCCGAGAACGAGCGGTCCATCGCCGTCACCCGACGGCTGGGCATGGAGCTGGCGGAGACGTACATGAGACCGGTCACGCAGCGGGTGGGGCACTGCTATCGGCTGTCGCTGTGA
- a CDS encoding geranylgeranyl reductase family protein, with amino-acid sequence MTEPQPLTEHTADVIVVGAGPAGSTTAYYLAKAGLDVLLLEKTSFPREKVCGDGLTPRATKQLVSMGIDISEEAGWLRNKGLRIIGGGVRLQLDWPELASYPDYGLVRKRDDFDEQLARQAQKAGARLYERCNVGAPVIDDRTRRITGVHAKLGDEKREVTFHAPLVVAADGNSTRLSLAMGLHRREDRPMGVAVRTYFTSPRHDDDYLESWLELWDKRGPGEDRLLPGYGWIFGMGDGTSNVGLGVLNTSAAFKELDWRDVLKAWCASMPQEWGYTPENMTGPIRGAALPMAFNRQPHYTKGLLLVGDAGGMVNPFNGEGIAYAMESGQIAADVIVQAHARATPGQRELALQRYPQVLKDTFGGYYTMGRAFVKLIGNPKIMKLATQRGLTHPLLMKFTLKMLANLTDPTGGDAMDRIINGLSKVAPKA; translated from the coding sequence GTGACCGAGCCCCAGCCCCTTACCGAACACACCGCCGATGTGATCGTCGTCGGGGCCGGGCCAGCCGGTTCCACCACCGCGTACTACCTGGCGAAGGCCGGGCTCGACGTGCTGCTCCTGGAGAAGACCAGCTTCCCGAGGGAGAAGGTCTGCGGCGACGGCCTCACGCCGCGCGCCACCAAGCAGCTGGTGTCGATGGGCATCGACATCTCGGAGGAGGCCGGCTGGCTCCGCAACAAGGGCTTGCGGATCATCGGCGGCGGCGTCCGCCTCCAGCTCGACTGGCCGGAACTCGCCTCCTATCCGGACTACGGGCTCGTCCGAAAGCGCGACGACTTCGACGAGCAGCTCGCCCGCCAGGCCCAGAAGGCGGGCGCCCGGCTGTACGAGCGCTGCAACGTGGGCGCGCCCGTCATCGACGACCGCACGCGCCGTATCACCGGTGTCCACGCCAAGCTCGGCGACGAGAAGCGGGAAGTCACCTTCCACGCCCCGCTGGTGGTGGCCGCCGACGGCAACTCCACGCGCCTCTCCCTCGCGATGGGCCTGCACCGCCGCGAGGACCGCCCGATGGGCGTCGCGGTCCGTACGTACTTCACCTCCCCGCGCCACGACGACGACTACCTGGAGTCCTGGCTGGAGCTCTGGGACAAGCGGGGGCCGGGCGAGGACCGCCTCCTGCCCGGCTATGGCTGGATCTTCGGCATGGGCGACGGCACGTCCAACGTCGGTCTGGGAGTCCTCAACACCTCCGCCGCCTTCAAGGAGCTGGACTGGCGCGACGTCCTGAAGGCCTGGTGCGCGTCCATGCCTCAGGAGTGGGGCTACACCCCCGAGAACATGACCGGCCCCATCCGCGGCGCCGCCCTCCCGATGGCCTTCAACCGCCAACCCCACTACACCAAGGGCCTGCTGCTGGTCGGCGACGCCGGCGGCATGGTGAACCCCTTCAACGGCGAGGGCATCGCCTACGCCATGGAGTCCGGCCAGATCGCCGCCGACGTCATCGTCCAGGCCCACGCCCGCGCCACCCCCGGCCAGCGCGAACTCGCCCTCCAGCGCTATCCGCAGGTCCTCAAGGACACCTTCGGCGGTTACTACACGATGGGCCGCGCCTTCGTGAAGCTCATCGGCAACCCGAAGATCATGAAGCTCGCCACGCAGCGGGGCCTGACCCACCCGCTCCTGATGAAGTTCACCCTGAAGATGCTGGCCAACCTCACCGACCCCACGGGCGGCGACGCGATGGACCGCATCATCAACGGCCTGAGCAAGGTCGCCCCGAAGGCGTGA